The window GCATCAGACGCTCCCAACCTGCCCGTTTTAATGGCCTCTCCGTCTCCAGAGAGCCGGGCCCCAGGGGGACACCAGGCCGCTGCACCCCACCAGCCGGCAAATCCAACCCTACAGAGCAGGAGGGTCACAGATGAGAGGGGACTCCTGGCATGGGCCGACAGAGCAGCGCtgtggagccagtggagggacccgtgacaccagccctggctttgtGGGGCCGTGAGATTGGCTGGTGGGCTGGCCTGGTACATGGGGGAgcctgcccagccccacagcctggggaAGCAGCACGCGCATCCTCGAGAACCCTGATCAAAGCTATCTGACCAGCACTGCGGACAGCGCCCAAGAATCCGCAAGAGACCCCGACCCCCTGCAGAAAAATCCAGCGAGGAGGTTTCCAGGGACaacttgcccccaccccaagcatcgAGCCAACCCGGGCCCCTGGGGCAGGAATATTCCCCACACAGACATCCCCCAACAGCACGGGCAGGGCAGAATCCGAGCCAGACGGGGCATGTCTGCTCTAGGGCAAGTTCCTGAGCAGATTCCCAGTGGAGCTCCCCGTCCCCGGGTACTGACCTGCGTTCCCCACCGCAGACACCTCCGTGAAGTTGGGGCAGAAGACGGCGTAGTCAaaccggcagggctggggcacaagAGACACAGCATCAGCACAACGTCCACGCCAGCAAGGGGCTGGGTACTGCAGCCTTGGGCGGCCGcacggggggaaagggggaggaggacaAGGGGGGATTCAGCTCCTTACAGGAAGGACCTTGGCTACTGGCTCAGCATCCGTCACTATTCCTGCTGGAACCATTACAAACCAACAGGGGCACATTTGGTCTAGAGCTTAAGCAGGGACCAGgtagccaggatgcctgggttctattcctgcagaGGCTACTGGGGAAAGCAGCCAACCAGTCACTAGAAACCGCCCCTCCCCCTTCTATTTTCACTTCTGCCACTAAACTAATCCAGCCCCCAAGACTCGCTCCCGGGATCGCCCCCAGCCACTGCGCAGGAAGGCTGGAAGACCCTGAGTCCCCGGGGAAGGGCTGTTATAGGAGACAGAGGTGGACTGGACTCtaaggggcatggctgggggacAAGAGCGGGGCACTAGCACCACCTGGTGGCACTCTGTGGGATGTGTCAAAGCAGGCCCTGAACAGCCaggcgggtgcaggggaggggtcagACACCACTGCAGGCCCCACGGCTCTGAACCCACCTGACACTTCAGAGCCCTCTGCCAGCGCCTGCCCAAGGCCAGCGTTACCCCATGGCACGGAAGGGGAGAATGAGGAACCGAGGGAAACAACTTAGCCAAGGgtcggggcagagctgggaatagaacccaggagtccgggccccCAGCCTGAGATGCATGCAGGTATCCGAGGCTGCCAGCATCCAtcatctgtaaccaccctcccccaatTTAAATCCATTTGATCCGCTCTCCCCACATGGTCcagcagccctcccctcccccccaatctgcCGCCAGCCCATTTTCTGCCCTTACAAACCCGCCTGcccggccggccccagccccccactgccccaaggcACAGCCTCTCACCACTAGCAGCTTGAGCAGCGCACCCATGTCCCGGTCCCCCGTGGCGTTGAAGAGAAGCACCCGGAGCTCGGAGCCGCTGCAGACGAGACGGGCCCAGGCTGGTCAGCTGAGGGACTCTCGCTCCCAGCCCCGCTCCGGAGCGGGCTGGGCTAGCTGCTGCCACCGCGCAAGGCCCAGGAAGTCCAGCAACCCCAACCCAAGGCCTGTCCCACCCTTGATAGGACAACAGGGTCCCGTCCCCTTCCGCCCTGGTGTCCTGGGACCATGCAGGTTGCTGGTACAAAGCCTCaggcctcctccccttccctgcctacCACCCCCAAACACGGCCTGCTGGTCTGGGGCCCACCTCTCTCcagcaggaaaaggcaggtgctGCTCCCACCCTTGGCATGGCTGATGGGGAAGCTCCTCCCCCAGATGGGCCACAGGAGCCTCATTCTCAACCCAACCGGCACCTCTCTGGGAAATCtccctccagctgtgctgggtggGGCTCAGGCAAAGCCTGTGACAGCAGAGCAATGgatccccctccctgcctggcgcCTCCTTACTCCACAGGCTTCTCCTCGTTGAGGGCTGCCTGGCGGAACCAGCGCACACAGGCCTGCACGCTGCTGGTGGTGTGAGCCCCGTCGATGAACCACGTCACCGCCCCGTGCTGCAGCACCTGGGTGCGGCCCAGCCACTCCGTGTCCTGTAAacctgggaggggaaagggggctaTGAGAGGGGCCAGGCCCACCCGGCAGGGACTTGCTGCCCCCTTCACCAGCCCCTGCCGTCAGCCGAGTTACCAGCTCCCTGGTGGGCCCGACTCAGCTAAGTTATGGCAGCATGAGGGGAGTGGGGACAAAGGGATCCAAGATCGGAGGGTGCTGGTGTCATAGAGCAGGCTTGGCTTGTTAGGGGTCTGGCATGGGGCCCCGCTGACAGCACAGTGACCCATCCACCCTGGGGCCCGCACATAGGTACGTTAAACCCACCCAGAGCCATTCCTGCAACAAAACCTTCCTGGAGCATTTCACTGGGGAGACCCCAACACCAccaccagacccccccccccttccccttatTCCGGTACCACCGCCCCTGTGCCACAGAGGCAAGGAGCCGGTCAGTGACTCATTACGCCCGTGGCCTGCCCACCTCACAGTGGTGCTAGTTCCCAACGGGACGGATACGGATTCCAGAGACCTCACCCAGCCCAACCTGCCTGGGCTCCTGCCCTCAGGCCAGCGGCTGGGACCGGGGTGTGGGCCGGCCCAGTGACCCCAGGGGAGGTAGGAGGGTGAAGGGCCGGCCTGGGACGGGTTGGTGCTGGAGGCTGGTGCTGTACAATCACCCTCAGCACTTTCTGGCAGCCCAGGAAGCACCAGGCTCCTAAGTGTTAAAACTGAGGAAACAGGAAGAGCTAAAGGGCAGCGAGTTCAAAATGTCAACGCACGGGGTGGGCCGGGGACAGAGTCCAGGGCCTTGGCCTTGGGACCGACGCACGAGTGGTTACTGCCCATAGCGCTTTGTTATCTCCAACGAGCAGCAGTTCCGGCCTGATCCCAGCTAGCCAAAGCCAAGGGCAGGCACTAGCCAGGGAACCACAACAGAGCACCCAGGAaatgcccagggcaggcagggggcaccgGAGCAGCAGTGGGGCGGGACACACCCACATCCTTACCCTGCACCATGGAACCGCTGGGCCTGAATGCAGGTGCCAGGGGCACAGGTCTCTTGCCTAGTAGCTCCGCGCCTGGCTGCAAGTCCTTCAGCTCCCCAGTACCTGCAAGGAGATGGAAGCTGGGCTGAGTCACCGTTCTAACAGCCCCACGTGGCCGCCTGTAGCCCTCCTGTCACTCGGCCTTCCCTCCTCACACACAACTGGACTCCAGTCAGCCTGGGGGAGCCGCCCCGGGGTACGTGCCATAGAaaccagggtggattgatttaaatcaaggcgaTTGAAATCACCGAGTGGAAAACCTCAATTTAAATCATGGATTTTCATCAAGGTTTCCATTTGCACTTCTGTGCTTTTCTAGCGAAAGGTGCATCCTCATGGATTGATACAAGCATCAAGGAACTTTCACACAACATTTGGTAGCTCTTTGTGCCCCCCAGGAGAGTACATGTGAACTCTGCACATTTACTTAAGCCATTTTATAGCGTCATATTTTCATATTCTtgttaattgtacatttttagtagGTTAGAAAATGGTGTCTGGTGCATTGCTTCTATACTAGAGAATTAGCATTttactcatgatttgtgtcaagctgcattcaGATGGTAACTGGAATCGCGTTACACACAAAGCAGCACGTCACATTTCGTTCTAAACAAAAACCACCTTCAATGCTTTGGATACACAAACTGCAGGGTTTTTCCATGAGCTGAAGAGTAAGTTTCCAGGGTGGGTGGAGTcataaatattcataatttgaaaactgagccaatcagagctcaGGTAGGGAGGAGCTATAAAATAGGAGTCTGAGACCTCCGAGGTGGAGATCCTGAGGAGCTACACGATGGTGTCTCCTGGAGCCAGAGGCTGGGTCCCAATGCCTGTGATGACTTTGCCAGTCTCTTGCACCCAGCagcacagcccctgcccacccccccaggatccagcccttaGCACAGTATGTGACCTAGCACATTGATAAAGCTCCAGTTAGATGTTTTCCCCTGGTTCTCTCTCTACACAGAAAAGCAGCCTTGAACTCAAAGTCTTTATAGAGCCTCATCCACACTGATTttgaattgaaatgttttaaaagggCGTAATAGGTTTagaccttaacatattttgtattatgtcacaattcattttaaaacaggtttatttttaaaaagaaaaacttataatttaaataaaataaaaactatcCCAAGaatcccacctgcctccccagcagggccccccccccTTAGCTTAGCCCCCAGCACGTTGGTAACTTGCTGGCTTGTATTTGCAGGGTGCAGAGAGcccgcccacccaccccccagtctccCCTGAAGCGCCAAGGGGCTCCCAGCCAGAGTTCCACACGCGGCACTTGGGAAAACACCAATCAGGGCATCTCCAGGGAGTTGCGGCTGGGAACACAAAGCCGGAGTGCCGGCTTCACATCCTAGGTGCCAGGCTGTGGGGAGCAGCGCCAGGCTGGACGGTCACATGCTGCGTACCCGGCCCGCCGGGAGACTGAAGTGCAGCCCAATCAGGACTTTCCCAGAATCTCCTCGGAGAGACGCCCCAACCCAGGAACTAGAGCAAGGGCTGGAATGTGCCGTTCAGCGCAGGGAGGGACGGCCTCCTCCCCATACACACAAGCTCTCTCGTGCCGGGGCCATGCTCCTTACCCTGATAcccctgctgctgcagccaggcccgGGAGAGCTGCAGGGCTAGAGTGGCATTGGATCGCTGGTGCTCGCCCGCCAGCCCCAGCTGAAGTGCCTTATCGTCCTCTTCGAAGGCCTCCAAGTCAGGGCACAGGTAAAGCGGGCACTGCACggagagagggggcagagggtgAGCCCTGCCCAGCTCACCCATCTCCCCGGGGCAGCTCCGCCAGCTGGCCGAGAGCCCCCCGGTGGGTTCTGCCGACCTACAGACCAGGCAGCAGCAACTGAGGCAACCCCGCCCCAGGGCCCCGTGGCTCATATTCATGGGCCGTCATGTTTCCATCTGGCCCTGCCTCTCCAGGGATGGACCCCGAGGGGCGCCGGCACCAGCAGTGCCCAAACTCAGGTGCTGCCCAGGAGAAACGGGGGAGCCCCTGGGATCACAGGTCTGGGACCACCCTGCAAAGGATGCAGAGTGAGGAGGGGCCACAGGAGCCCAACCCTccctggggcgggagggaggggattgGGACCCAAGGCCCCTGGCCAGCACGATCCAAGGGGGCAGGAGCCATCTGacatcccaccccctgctcctggcGTGGGTGCAGCAGGGAGAGTCGCCTCCCCGACCTAGTGACAGCAGCAGGATGCGCTCAGAGGGGGCATGTATCCAACAAGAACTCACCGGGCTCTCCCTGGCTCGCTCCCGCAGCACCTCCAGGGGCCGCTCAGGCTGTGGCACTGTGAACGCCGGCACACCAGGCTGAAAGCAACGCAGATGTAGTCACGGGCCCCGGATCCAcggcctcccaggctgcccccccatccccacgcAGACACCTGGACTCCAGTGACAGGCTGCTGGTCAGGGGCAGACCCGGACGCCCAGGGGCGAGCTGGGACCCCTCACTCAGGTTCAGAGCTTGCCCCTCAGAtgggcccccacccccatgctgccCTGTGGCCTCCTGCACCAGGGGAGTTTCACTTCCCAGATCACAGCAAACAGACTTGGTCCTGCTGAACCAGGAATCTGGACCAGCCCACTCAAGGCTGTCAGAGACCCCCCGTCCCCACAGAGCCCCGCGGTCTCTACCTTGAAGATGCCCCCTTTCTGCCAGGCGATTTTCTCAATGGTGTCCCCCAGGATGCTGGTGTGGTCGATCCCCAGAGAGGAGACCCCGCACACGATCGGCTTCCTGGAGACAGAGAGAAGGTGAGAGCCCAGCGCCAGGACTCCCAGAGGGcggctcctctccccagctctgtggccagccagcacccaggaggtCCCTGAACTCAGGGCACCGGCTGGCTCATGGGATCGGCACAGAACCTTTCACCTCCCGGCCCACGGCTGACACTGAGCCCAGCATGGCTGGAAGCCCCTAGCACCTCAGGGACGGTCAACGGCTTCCCTGGCCAGGCGTCCCCATCACAGCCACCAGGACTAGGCCCCTTTGTCAGCAGAGGAGTCAAGAACTGACCGAACTCCCCTACCAGGCCCAGCTGGGTTGAGGCCCGTTGGCtcacctgcccctgcccaggcagtccctgctctggggaCAGCTAGTGGCCTCCACACGCTAGTTTCCCACAGAGGCAATAAGGAGGCGGGCGCCTGGTCCCCATGCCAGGCCCAGCCTGCTCCTACCTGATGATGTTGGTGCAGTCGTAGGCACCCCCAATGCCAACTTCCACCACAGCCAGATCCACCTGGACGGGAGACAAGAGTGTGTTAAGGGGCCACCTGTGGCATCTGTGCCCAACACACAGGAAACAAAACAGTCCCATGGCACAGCCCTGAGCAGGGACAGAGGGAGCATCATACCTTCTCCTGCAGGAAGACGTGGAAGGCCATGATGGTGAGGAAGCGGAAGTAGGCGGGCATGCTGGCGTGGCCGGGGTCCTGCATGACAGACAGTTACCTGAGGGGACTCCAGGGCAGCAGCTCTACCCCAGCCCGATTGCTAAGCCACAGGACAGCAAGGGACAGACCCTCCTCCCTGCGCTGCGGGGCTCTGGCccactccccagggcaggagcagggacacGGCATGTGCAGGGCCCAGCTCATCTGAGAGTTTTACACGAATAGTCGACTTCACCAcgcagctggggaaaccgaggcacggagcggggaaactgacttgcccaaggacacccagcaaggcagtggcagagtAGAACTAGGGatcccctgctctaagcactagataACCCGCCCACACCCAATCCTTACAAGGAGCCGGCCTCGGGGCAGCGATCTGACTTTGCCTGGTCCCCCTCTGGACCCAGGAGCAGAAACTCGGTTACTGTACCGCTCCGGGTGACTCCCCTAGCGTGAGATCCTACTGGCCTGGTCACAGGGCACATTCCTGCCGAGGAACAGGCGCTCTGCTCGTACGGGCTGCAGGAGGCAGCAGCGGCTtataccccccccaccccagggtggcagcagctccctgcccagagctcccaccacacacaccttgGTCTCCTCCAGCCGGTTATACACCTGCCAGAAGTACTTGCTGAAGAGCTCCTTGCTGATCGGCTGCCCGTTGATGCGGATCCTCTCGCGCACCTGGACcaggtggggagagctggggtgaTGGGAGAACAGACAGTCAGCACCATTCCACCCTCCCCAGGGTGCCACTCAGCACCCGGCAGCGGCCGACTGAATCCGTCCCCCAGGAACCCTCGGGCCGCCCACCTGTAGAAGCCCGTCTTCAGGCCGTAGTTGCGGAGGATGCGCTCCGTGAAGGCACACGTCGAGCCCTGGAAGAAGAAGTCAGCAGCATTAAACATGGAGCCAGCCCTCCCCAGCAAAAGGGAACTCCCTGGattgccctccacccccacagcgcCAGAGCTGCTCTCCTAAacctccagcacccccaccctgagtgtcCCATGACCCATCCCACGGCCTAGTTATTTCCCCACTCACCCCATCCTGCGGCATGCTCGCCCATCATTTCCCCCGAGCCCTGCGCCCCACAGACTCCCCTTGCCCCCACATGCCTCgttccacacacccctgcagtgCCCCACGCAACCCCACCCCAACGCCCCCGCTTACCTTGCCCTTTGTCCCAGTTACGTGGATAATGTTCAGTTGATCCAGGTCTTCGACCTGCCAGACAGAGGTTAACAAACACATGAGaggggggtcagagctggggaaGACACCCTCGCCCGGCACTGCGCCGGGCTGGCGGGAGGGCTCACAGCCAGTCCCACCAAGCGGAGAGGCCAGTACAGCCTGGGatgccacccccaccctccatccatccctcccacccGGCAGGGAGCAGCGCTGAGAGGGCTCTGCTCAGCCAGGGAAGGGGACGTGACAACTCTCACCTTTAACCCACTTCGCTCCAAGAAGCCTTTCATGGCCTCCAGCTGCACCTGGGGGTCTCCACGCTCCCGCTTCACCTGCTCCAGGTAATTGGCATTGGTCTGGAGGGTGTTCAGAGTCCGGATGGCATCCTGGAATGAGACTCACCAGATGAGGCACAGATCAGCTCTCCGCTCGTAGGAGGGGATGGTGGCCAAGAGCCAACGCTCCAGCCCCCTGTGTGTGCCGGAAGGGGGTCTCCTGCTCGCCCACAGAGGAGCCCCTGGCTCTACATACTAAGCTCACGGGTGTCAGGCAGCCCAAGCCCCCACCCATCCCTGGCTCCCAACACACAGCTGCCAACCTTTGCTCTTCTGGGGGAGGGCAACATTACCGACCAGGCTCCCCCGCCGTCAGAGCCCCCATCACGGGTGGGAAGATAGCCACCTCCAGTGCCACCCACCCAGTCCATCTCCGCGCCCAGGGCCCTCCacggtgagggagggggctcatcaGCTGCCGCCCTGTGCCAAAAACCTCGTCTGCCCTGCACCAAGAGCAGTGCTGGAGCGTGACAAAGGGGAGCAGTaggagctcactccctccctgccaggtGAGCGCTGATCAGAGCACACCAACCCCAGCTTTCGCTTCCAGCCAGAGCAAACAAAGGCTGAGCTCAGGGCCCGGAGGGGGGGCACCACGCTGCACCACTGGTCACTCACGCACTGGAGGGCGAAACATAGCGGCCAGGCCAGAACCAGCCACTAGCTCCGACTGCTCCACAGTGGCCTTCGGATCACGGGCTGCATTCAGAACAGCAGGACTTGCACACGGCTAGCTTGTCTTGCCCTGCTACAGTTATGGGACTGCAAAGCCACAGTCCAAGGTAtggtgcttggagcagggggaaCTGAAATCCAGTGTCTTTTAGCTAGCTAGGTGTTTGGCAATGCATCTCCCTGCCTCCTGCTCAGACCAGACTCGGGGGCCGGGGCAAGAGAGACGACTGAGAACTCTTTACAAATACACACGATGAAGGACCACAAGCGACATCCCAGACGGGAAATCCCCACCGAGGAAGCACTGGAGAGGAAGAGTCTCAGTGGTAATTCCAAAAGCAGCTGCCAGacgagggaggagaggggaaggtgcGTGAAATCAGCCCTGATAACTATTTCCAAGGCACGGGGAGCGGGGACAGAGCGTACGCCGATCACGAGACAAGCCCCAGGAACACAAGCTGGAGCACTGGTGTAACAGAGCCCCAGGGTGTGTTGGGTGGATCCACAGGCAGTACAATCCACCCACCGTCAGCACCAGAACACTTTAAGTGCAATATATTTTCACCCCTTGCCATTACTAATATTGGttctattgcagtagtgcctagaaaGCCCGACAGAGACTGGgctcccattgtactaggcaggGCAGATATTCATGAGAGAGACCCTCTgcaccaaagagtttacaatctaagcagaCAAGACAGTCAGAGggtgagaagggaaactgaggcacagagagtgccTCACTGTGGCAGAATCAGTACCCAGGGTTCCTGACTTCCAGTTCTGTGCCCCAACCCCGGGACCCCAGTAGTAGTATCTGGAGCAGAGCATTTAAGGGCTATATAGTCTCACACGCTTCGATGGTTGCACTGTCTGCGTCACTGTGTTTTAAGGTGCCGGTTTTCCAAGGCCCAGAATAGCCTCTTTAAATGCTGATTAACACATTTCCCAGGGATGGCTTTAGTTCCAGTATGCCTCGTGCAGAGTAGCAATTTATTGGGGTTTCTTAAAGTACCTCCGGGGGTAGACTGTGCAGCTCTGGCAGGGGCTGGACAGTAACCAGATATACTCCCCGCAATTCACCTCTATAAAAAGCACTGGCCACGCTCCTCCAGATACATGTGGCTATTTATACTGGGTGGGacactgtatctccctgggttTCCTGGGACCAAAGACACTGAACGCACAATCCGCTTCTTGCCTTCTCTCAGCTGAGCCAGAACTGGATGGAATCAGGTCTTCCCCACACTGCACCACATCATGCATTGCTCCCCTTCTCCAACAGGGACAAGAAGCCAGCCCGCTACCTATGGTTACCCCAAGCACTTCCCAGCTAGACCCAGGCACACAGTAGCTCATGTAGATTATTATAAGGCACTATCACAATACAAGGGACTCCCGTCATAAACCAGGCCctgttgtgctaagtgctgtacaaacacttaattgaagagaagaacaggagtacttgtggcacattagagactaacaaatttattagagcataagctttcgtggactacagcccacttcttcggatgcatatgcaagaacagtactcctgttcttctttttgcggatacagactaacacggctgctactctgaaacctgtcattaatgaagagacagtccctgccccagggaccgAAACTCACCTCCATCCTTCATCACTATTACCGATGACTACTGACACCGGGGCACCCAAATCACAAAACTGACACTACTCAGAACTCAGCCAGGTGTTAAGACTGTGAATCACATGTGATCCTGACTCACTTCCTGCCCCAACATCATTTAATTAGAcacaaagccccccccccctccccacattatGTTCATGCCACATGAAGCTGCACGGTCAGAGttggttttaaaacaaaagtaacGAAGTGTAAAAATCAATGTTGAACATGGCCACAGCCCAGATCCTTTTGACTTTACAGGAGGAACTGAGTGAGCAACCCAGCAAGCGCCACAAAACGTGAACAAAGACATTAGCCGGGTGCAGCCAGCCATGTGCTTTGGAACATTATCGTTTGCATCATCGGACATTCTGATTCCAATTCAGCTACCTTCATATTGCTTTAGCAGTGCTTTATGCATTTCACTCCTCTAAGATCATCCAACAGTCACTGATTTCCACATATTCAAAGCCCATTCTTTTGAAGAGaaaacacacacccacccacacagatcTTCAGCTACATAGAAAAGATTTAGAGACCTTTTCTACAGGACAGTCTCAGGATGCAATTTTCAAATGTAACTACCTGATAGTTGACACTTGATCAGTTTCCCGCCCCAAACTTAAGTCAGGGACATCCTATCAATCAGTGCCAACCGTTTTCTACGTTAAGATTCAAATGTAAGCTGTTGTGATGAAAAAAAAGTGAGATTgttatttgtacagaagtgacTTCAttgaatttgacaaaatgcagGAAGTGCAGCTTTGCTGGTTTGGATGCAGGCAGAGGATGAAGGAAGGGCACCTGGTGAAAGCACCAGAGCAGAAGAGGGTGATAGGAAAGAGATGCTGAGGAAGTGATGgctggattgcatcaaagaagatGGTAAGCAGGTGGACCTCAGTGCTGCCTCAGACAAAGACAGTGGATGCTTGCATGACAATCTTATGCCTCTGTTTGTCACAGactgatggcaggagagagatcacttgatcattatctgttaggttcactccctctggggcacctgccactggccactgtcggtagacaggatactgggctggatggactttggtctgacccagtatggccgttcttatgtaatccAACCCAAATTGATGGGATAAGGGTGATTTCATTTATTCAGTGGTTTCCCCCACAAAACCAAAGTTGGTTGAATGATTTTTCCCAAGTACTTCCCAACCTTTGTTTGAAGTACTGTGCCgcaagcccattgaaatcaatggcgtctttccattgagttcaatcaATGGGAAGAAAGTTATGAAAGAAGGAAGACAGGGAATTGTTAAGTAGAAACTGTTAGGCAAGCTTGGCTATTAGAACCTACTAGGAAGAGAGAGCCCTACCCCAGTCACCCTGTAACTACTTTTGAGCCCATAAAGCCCTACGCAGTGTCGGTATGAGGCGCATCACGGAAAATAAAAGTCAGAACGGGCAAAGGGGTTGGGGGTGACCCACTAAGGTTTGCACCAGAACTGGGATGAGGGCCAAGTCCCCCAAACAGCATCAAAAGCAATTTATAAATAGCACcaacccccagcacagccccctgcctccacatGTCCCAgatgcccccccaaaaaaagccctCGATCCTCCCCCCACATGCCTGAACCCCCCTCGATTCTCCCCCCACTGAAAACCTGCATATCAAATAGGATGTGCCCATACcagcctcccatccacctccaccctATTGCAGCCCCCCCacaagcctgccccccccccccagctaaagACATGTGCCCATGGAACAGGCTGCCCGGCCCAGACCCGCACCCCCAtccgccctgccccccagctaaAGACATGTGCCCATGGAACAGGCTGCCCGGCCCAGACCCGCCCCCCCAtccgccctgccccccaactaaAGACATGTGCCCATGGAACAGGCTGCCCGGCCCCCCGCCAGGCCCCAGATCCCACGTGTCCCGGCTGATGTAACCGGGCCGGGCCGCCCCCGCGCCGGTACCTGATACTCCATCCTGGGCACGCGGGCCGGCCTGGTGCTGAAGCAGCGCTGCCCGCCGGCCGCCTCCGCCACGAGCCGCAGCGCGGAGTGCAGCCCGCGGAGCCCGCGAAAGCCCATCCCGCCTCCTGCTGACAGGCGGCCCCCGCCGCCACCGACCGGCGCAGCCCCGCACCCCTCCCACGTACGTGCGGCGGCGCCCCGCCCCTGGAGCCACCGCCCACCGCCAGCGCGCGGCAGCGTGGGCCCGCCCTCTTTGTGAGGGGCAATCCGTGGGGAGAGCGAGCCCGGGAAGGGCGACGGCCGCCATCATTGTGAGGGGCACCTTATTCTCTTAAAGGGCAACACTGTCTTTCATTTACTGATTGTGGCTACTATGTCCCCTACAGCaagcgggggaggggacacagaacTGATCTCCTACAGATGCAGcagccttcctccctcccccccagcactctgCCAAGTGCTACACACAGTG is drawn from Chrysemys picta bellii isolate R12L10 chromosome 18, ASM1138683v2, whole genome shotgun sequence and contains these coding sequences:
- the FPGS gene encoding folylpolyglutamate synthase, mitochondrial isoform X5, whose protein sequence is MDWDAIRTLNTLQTNANYLEQVKRERGDPQVQLEAMKGFLERSGLKVEDLDQLNIIHVTGTKGKGSTCAFTERILRNYGLKTGFYSSPHLVQVRERIRINGQPISKELFSKYFWQVYNRLEETKDPGHASMPAYFRFLTIMAFHVFLQEKVDLAVVEVGIGGAYDCTNIIRKPIVCGVSSLGIDHTSILGDTIEKIAWQKGGIFKPGVPAFTVPQPERPLEVLRERARESPCPLYLCPDLEAFEEDDKALQLGLAGEHQRSNATLALQLSRAWLQQQGYQGTGELKDLQPGAELLGKRPVPLAPAFRPSGSMVQGLQDTEWLGRTQVLQHGAVTWFIDGAHTTSSVQACVRWFRQAALNEEKPVDGSELRVLLFNATGDRDMGALLKLLVPCRFDYAVFCPNFTEVSAVGNAVRCSPLCRPTELQRHPGEHADPLPGEPEEVEPADGGEGGAGPLAVSPHAGGGGGWPAEARPLARPPALRALLRAPSQLQLAGVPLHLSRPAVDHPGQGPALPGTRHQGAPPAPRGGHRRCLAQGSGCHPCAGHGKPAPGGRCLEAARPIALAVAGACGRGLRAALCCLLEYSQAPFTRCSLSLLPPEWDASSSGAGHCTCCWGSPAETFAAAGSTPRTGIGTASVHAPAPGSRAEPLTAAPTAPGHQDSPVQPQATPLPPRSRILSSVPGFGHCPHAGGVTGTFPAGLGGLG
- the FPGS gene encoding folylpolyglutamate synthase, mitochondrial isoform X2; protein product: MSPLPHRGGPWARRWTGWVALEDAIRTLNTLQTNANYLEQVKRERGDPQVQLEAMKGFLERSGLKVEDLDQLNIIHVTGTKGKGSTCAFTERILRNYGLKTGFYSSPHLVQVRERIRINGQPISKELFSKYFWQVYNRLEETKDPGHASMPAYFRFLTIMAFHVFLQEKVDLAVVEVGIGGAYDCTNIIRKPIVCGVSSLGIDHTSILGDTIEKIAWQKGGIFKPGVPAFTVPQPERPLEVLRERARESPCPLYLCPDLEAFEEDDKALQLGLAGEHQRSNATLALQLSRAWLQQQGYQGTGELKDLQPGAELLGKRPVPLAPAFRPSGSMVQGLQDTEWLGRTQVLQHGAVTWFIDGAHTTSSVQACVRWFRQAALNEEKPVDGSELRVLLFNATGDRDMGALLKLLVPCRFDYAVFCPNFTEVSAVGNAVRCSPLCRPTELQRHPGEHADPLPGEPEEVEPADGGEGGAGPLAVSPHAGGGGGWPAEARPLARPPALRALLRAPSQLQLAGVPLHLSRPAVDHPGQGPALPGTRHQGAPPAPRGGHRRCLAQGSGCHPCAGHGKPAPGGRCLEAARPIALAVAGACGRGLRAALCCLLEYSQAPFTRCSLSLLPPEWDASSSGAGHCTCCWGSPAETFAAAGSTPRTGIGTASVHAPAPGSRAEPLTAAPTAPGHQDSPVQPQATPLPPRSRILSSVPGFGHCPHAGGVTGTFPAGLGGLG
- the FPGS gene encoding folylpolyglutamate synthase, mitochondrial isoform X3, with protein sequence MKLASEQKVRMIKDMCKDAIRTLNTLQTNANYLEQVKRERGDPQVQLEAMKGFLERSGLKVEDLDQLNIIHVTGTKGKGSTCAFTERILRNYGLKTGFYSSPHLVQVRERIRINGQPISKELFSKYFWQVYNRLEETKDPGHASMPAYFRFLTIMAFHVFLQEKVDLAVVEVGIGGAYDCTNIIRKPIVCGVSSLGIDHTSILGDTIEKIAWQKGGIFKPGVPAFTVPQPERPLEVLRERARESPCPLYLCPDLEAFEEDDKALQLGLAGEHQRSNATLALQLSRAWLQQQGYQGTGELKDLQPGAELLGKRPVPLAPAFRPSGSMVQGLQDTEWLGRTQVLQHGAVTWFIDGAHTTSSVQACVRWFRQAALNEEKPVDGSELRVLLFNATGDRDMGALLKLLVPCRFDYAVFCPNFTEVSAVGNAVRCSPLCRPTELQRHPGEHADPLPGEPEEVEPADGGEGGAGPLAVSPHAGGGGGWPAEARPLARPPALRALLRAPSQLQLAGVPLHLSRPAVDHPGQGPALPGTRHQGAPPAPRGGHRRCLAQGSGCHPCAGHGKPAPGGRCLEAARPIALAVAGACGRGLRAALCCLLEYSQAPFTRCSLSLLPPEWDASSSGAGHCTCCWGSPAETFAAAGSTPRTGIGTASVHAPAPGSRAEPLTAAPTAPGHQDSPVQPQATPLPPRSRILSSVPGFGHCPHAGGVTGTFPAGLGGLG